One window of the Doryrhamphus excisus isolate RoL2022-K1 chromosome 10, RoL_Dexc_1.0, whole genome shotgun sequence genome contains the following:
- the si:dkeyp-97a10.3 gene encoding trithorax group protein osa isoform X1 produces MSLKTPNVGSDCPTLRVNACHADPRQLILLLDVQRCPQGVLTGDMRQLVSFFISLALTALVQAQDQVQIQFQTDPVLVLTGTEIQFTVLTIPDVLSVTWRYEGVILGLWVGGTSTINAVPQFSGRVTITATQLRIGGAQLADAGDYAVDVVPVASTGLTENSRSVLLRVFAPAPYTWQRDGEAVVPAQPDSGVLDVQTSSTDDGGRFTCTARNEVTGGTSEQATDVSVENTCLDVGEVVGIVIGSFLLLLILVLLLVLLACLLLRRRARQRRAMEAAAVQKNHAHPRPSPPDVPADGPRGPDRGPDPPVFQSSSQARRPQVRADGDLNGMQTANARGASSYPHDGVDNPAFTRHDPHPPNPNILIQTGTAQSGGQPAAVQLSLNALPQGGQQHSRNPQMPTIHLNLNAFPAGSQHAQQDANRTRTYNPYPVGTAPPGGPAHPRPAGRSQETGFTSTTMAPSTHTAQRNANTQTYQQEAELHGSPTHRQMPWDRLRGTPAYPRRTLPRPQSPDSTDYTSHPPLQQTPPRGGNPFREDAPPTGVQLTRTRSRSVDAWNTRALRVPQLEPDNHSHRSPPTQRERARQDLRAPPVSQEGTPSTNPFVRPQGADTRAMADPNHLLQPGVAVVQTHQGPSAGTHGAGQPGRATSSSTPNQNPAQPSALTQAALKVHTERAQTFQNRRQQTQAALLRPGTQTRGPTAPGGPHPPTPPPVIPLSRFQSLPRTRHRSSPTRGPQQQPQRRPQHRPGHHHHHHGNVPVHGHAHPRQAHRGPPR; encoded by the exons CCCTCGTGCAAGCCCAGGACCAGGTCCAGATCCAGTTCCAGACTGACCCCGTTCTGGTCCTGACCGGCACAGAGATCCAGTTCACGGTGCTAACCATTCCCGATGTGCTGTCTGTGACCTGGCGCTACGAGGGCGTCATCTTGGGTCTGTGGGTCGGCGGGACGTCCACCATCAACGCGGTGCCGCAGTTCAGCGGCCGGGTCACCATCACGGCCACGCAGCTCCGGATCGGGGGCGCCCAGCTGGCGGACGCGGGGGACTACGCCGTGGACGTGGTCCCCGTGGCCTCCACGGGGCTGACGGAAAACTCCCGATCGGTTCTCCTGAGGGTTTTCG CGCCCGCCCCCTACACGTGGCAGCGTGACGGCGAGGCGGTGGTGCCGGCGCAGCCCGACAGCGGCGTGCTCGACGTCCAGACGTCCTCCACAGACGACGGCGGGCGTTTCACCTGCACGGCCAGGAACGAGGTCACGGGCGGCACGTCGGAGCAGGCGACAGACGTGTCGGTGGAAA ACACGTGCCTGGACGTAGGCGAAGTGGTCGGGATCGTGATTGGCAGTTTCCTGCTGCTCCTCATCCTGGTGTTGCTCCTGGTCTTGCTGGCGTGTCTCCTGCTGAGGAGGCGGG CGCGACAAAGGCGAGCGATGGAAGCAGCGGCGGTGCAGAAGAACCACGCCCACCCCCGTCCTTCG CCTCCAGATGTACCAGCTGATGGCCCGAGGGGTCCGGACCGAGGTCCCGACCCCCCCGTCTTTCAGTCAAGCTCACAAGCCCGTCGCCCGCAGGTCCGAGCAGACGGCGACCTGAACGGGATGCAAACCGCTAACGCACGCGGCGCCTCCTCCTACCCGCACGACGGCGTAGACAACCCGGCTTTCACACGCCACGACCCACACCCGCCCAATCCCAACATCCTCATCCAGACGGGCACCGCCCAAAGCGGCGGGCAGCCTGCAGCGGTCCAGCTCAGCCTCAACGCGCTGCCGCAGGGCGGCCAGCAGCACAGCAGGAACCCACAGATGCCAACCATCCACCTCAACCTCAACGCCTTCCCTGCTGGCAGCCAACACGCCCAGCAGGACGCCAACAGGACCAGGACCTACAATCCATACCCGGTTGGCACGGCACCACCAGGCGGGCCGGCCCACCCGCGTCCAGCCGGGCGCAGTCAGGAAACCGGGTTTACCTCGACCACAATGGCGCCTTCCACGCACACCGCTCAGCGCAACGCAAACACGCAGACCTACCAGCAGGAGGCGGAGCTCCATGGTAGCCCCACCCACCGTCAGATGCCATGGGATCGTTTGCGAGGGACGCCAGCGTACCCCCGCAGGACGCTTCCAAGACCGCAAAGTCCAGACAGCACAGACTACACCAGCCACCCACCTTTGCAGCAGACGCCCCCAAGAGGTGGGAACCCATTCAGAGAAGACGCACCCCCAACGGGGGTCCAACTCACCAGGACGAGGAGCCGCTCGGTCGATGCGTGGAACACACGCGCCCTCAGAGTGCCCCAGCTCGAGCCCGACAACCACTCCCATAGAAGCCCCCCCACACAAAGGGAGAGGGCCCGGCAGGACTTGAGGGCACCCCCCGTCAGCCAGGAGGGTACGCCGAGCACCAACCCTTTCGTGAGGCCCCAGGGTGCGGACACCAGAGCTATGGCCGACCCCAACCACCTCCTGCAACCCGGGGTGGCTGTGGTTCAAACGCACCAAGGTCCGAGCGCCGGAACACACGGTGCCGGCCAACCTGGCCGAGCAACCAGCTCATCCACCCCGAACCAGAACCCGGCGCAACCGAGCGCCCTCACCCAGGCGGCGCTCAAAGTCCACACTGAGAGGGCGCAGACCTTCCAGAACCGGAGACAACAAACCCAAGCTGCTCTGCTTCGCCCTGGGACGCAGACCCGAGGCCCCACCGCCCCTGGGGGCCCACATCCGCCCACCCCTCCGCCCGTTATTCCGCTCAGCCGCTTCCAGAGTCTCCCCAGGACCCGTCACAGATCCTCTCCGACGCGGGGCCCCCAACAGCAGCCTCAGCGACGCCCGCAGCACCGACCCggacaccaccaccatcaccatggcaacgtgCCGGTGCACGGCCATGCCCACCCACGCCAG GCTCATCGGGGGCCACCCAGGTGA
- the si:dkeyp-97a10.3 gene encoding trithorax group protein osa isoform X2, which translates to MSLKTPNVDPRQLILLLDVQRCPQGVLTGDMRQLVSFFISLALTALVQAQDQVQIQFQTDPVLVLTGTEIQFTVLTIPDVLSVTWRYEGVILGLWVGGTSTINAVPQFSGRVTITATQLRIGGAQLADAGDYAVDVVPVASTGLTENSRSVLLRVFAPAPYTWQRDGEAVVPAQPDSGVLDVQTSSTDDGGRFTCTARNEVTGGTSEQATDVSVENTCLDVGEVVGIVIGSFLLLLILVLLLVLLACLLLRRRARQRRAMEAAAVQKNHAHPRPSPPDVPADGPRGPDRGPDPPVFQSSSQARRPQVRADGDLNGMQTANARGASSYPHDGVDNPAFTRHDPHPPNPNILIQTGTAQSGGQPAAVQLSLNALPQGGQQHSRNPQMPTIHLNLNAFPAGSQHAQQDANRTRTYNPYPVGTAPPGGPAHPRPAGRSQETGFTSTTMAPSTHTAQRNANTQTYQQEAELHGSPTHRQMPWDRLRGTPAYPRRTLPRPQSPDSTDYTSHPPLQQTPPRGGNPFREDAPPTGVQLTRTRSRSVDAWNTRALRVPQLEPDNHSHRSPPTQRERARQDLRAPPVSQEGTPSTNPFVRPQGADTRAMADPNHLLQPGVAVVQTHQGPSAGTHGAGQPGRATSSSTPNQNPAQPSALTQAALKVHTERAQTFQNRRQQTQAALLRPGTQTRGPTAPGGPHPPTPPPVIPLSRFQSLPRTRHRSSPTRGPQQQPQRRPQHRPGHHHHHHGNVPVHGHAHPRQAHRGPPR; encoded by the exons CCCTCGTGCAAGCCCAGGACCAGGTCCAGATCCAGTTCCAGACTGACCCCGTTCTGGTCCTGACCGGCACAGAGATCCAGTTCACGGTGCTAACCATTCCCGATGTGCTGTCTGTGACCTGGCGCTACGAGGGCGTCATCTTGGGTCTGTGGGTCGGCGGGACGTCCACCATCAACGCGGTGCCGCAGTTCAGCGGCCGGGTCACCATCACGGCCACGCAGCTCCGGATCGGGGGCGCCCAGCTGGCGGACGCGGGGGACTACGCCGTGGACGTGGTCCCCGTGGCCTCCACGGGGCTGACGGAAAACTCCCGATCGGTTCTCCTGAGGGTTTTCG CGCCCGCCCCCTACACGTGGCAGCGTGACGGCGAGGCGGTGGTGCCGGCGCAGCCCGACAGCGGCGTGCTCGACGTCCAGACGTCCTCCACAGACGACGGCGGGCGTTTCACCTGCACGGCCAGGAACGAGGTCACGGGCGGCACGTCGGAGCAGGCGACAGACGTGTCGGTGGAAA ACACGTGCCTGGACGTAGGCGAAGTGGTCGGGATCGTGATTGGCAGTTTCCTGCTGCTCCTCATCCTGGTGTTGCTCCTGGTCTTGCTGGCGTGTCTCCTGCTGAGGAGGCGGG CGCGACAAAGGCGAGCGATGGAAGCAGCGGCGGTGCAGAAGAACCACGCCCACCCCCGTCCTTCG CCTCCAGATGTACCAGCTGATGGCCCGAGGGGTCCGGACCGAGGTCCCGACCCCCCCGTCTTTCAGTCAAGCTCACAAGCCCGTCGCCCGCAGGTCCGAGCAGACGGCGACCTGAACGGGATGCAAACCGCTAACGCACGCGGCGCCTCCTCCTACCCGCACGACGGCGTAGACAACCCGGCTTTCACACGCCACGACCCACACCCGCCCAATCCCAACATCCTCATCCAGACGGGCACCGCCCAAAGCGGCGGGCAGCCTGCAGCGGTCCAGCTCAGCCTCAACGCGCTGCCGCAGGGCGGCCAGCAGCACAGCAGGAACCCACAGATGCCAACCATCCACCTCAACCTCAACGCCTTCCCTGCTGGCAGCCAACACGCCCAGCAGGACGCCAACAGGACCAGGACCTACAATCCATACCCGGTTGGCACGGCACCACCAGGCGGGCCGGCCCACCCGCGTCCAGCCGGGCGCAGTCAGGAAACCGGGTTTACCTCGACCACAATGGCGCCTTCCACGCACACCGCTCAGCGCAACGCAAACACGCAGACCTACCAGCAGGAGGCGGAGCTCCATGGTAGCCCCACCCACCGTCAGATGCCATGGGATCGTTTGCGAGGGACGCCAGCGTACCCCCGCAGGACGCTTCCAAGACCGCAAAGTCCAGACAGCACAGACTACACCAGCCACCCACCTTTGCAGCAGACGCCCCCAAGAGGTGGGAACCCATTCAGAGAAGACGCACCCCCAACGGGGGTCCAACTCACCAGGACGAGGAGCCGCTCGGTCGATGCGTGGAACACACGCGCCCTCAGAGTGCCCCAGCTCGAGCCCGACAACCACTCCCATAGAAGCCCCCCCACACAAAGGGAGAGGGCCCGGCAGGACTTGAGGGCACCCCCCGTCAGCCAGGAGGGTACGCCGAGCACCAACCCTTTCGTGAGGCCCCAGGGTGCGGACACCAGAGCTATGGCCGACCCCAACCACCTCCTGCAACCCGGGGTGGCTGTGGTTCAAACGCACCAAGGTCCGAGCGCCGGAACACACGGTGCCGGCCAACCTGGCCGAGCAACCAGCTCATCCACCCCGAACCAGAACCCGGCGCAACCGAGCGCCCTCACCCAGGCGGCGCTCAAAGTCCACACTGAGAGGGCGCAGACCTTCCAGAACCGGAGACAACAAACCCAAGCTGCTCTGCTTCGCCCTGGGACGCAGACCCGAGGCCCCACCGCCCCTGGGGGCCCACATCCGCCCACCCCTCCGCCCGTTATTCCGCTCAGCCGCTTCCAGAGTCTCCCCAGGACCCGTCACAGATCCTCTCCGACGCGGGGCCCCCAACAGCAGCCTCAGCGACGCCCGCAGCACCGACCCggacaccaccaccatcaccatggcaacgtgCCGGTGCACGGCCATGCCCACCCACGCCAG GCTCATCGGGGGCCACCCAGGTGA
- the si:dkeyp-97a10.3 gene encoding trithorax group protein osa isoform X3, translating into MWGVLTGDMRQLVSFFISLALTALVQAQDQVQIQFQTDPVLVLTGTEIQFTVLTIPDVLSVTWRYEGVILGLWVGGTSTINAVPQFSGRVTITATQLRIGGAQLADAGDYAVDVVPVASTGLTENSRSVLLRVFAPAPYTWQRDGEAVVPAQPDSGVLDVQTSSTDDGGRFTCTARNEVTGGTSEQATDVSVENTCLDVGEVVGIVIGSFLLLLILVLLLVLLACLLLRRRARQRRAMEAAAVQKNHAHPRPSPPDVPADGPRGPDRGPDPPVFQSSSQARRPQVRADGDLNGMQTANARGASSYPHDGVDNPAFTRHDPHPPNPNILIQTGTAQSGGQPAAVQLSLNALPQGGQQHSRNPQMPTIHLNLNAFPAGSQHAQQDANRTRTYNPYPVGTAPPGGPAHPRPAGRSQETGFTSTTMAPSTHTAQRNANTQTYQQEAELHGSPTHRQMPWDRLRGTPAYPRRTLPRPQSPDSTDYTSHPPLQQTPPRGGNPFREDAPPTGVQLTRTRSRSVDAWNTRALRVPQLEPDNHSHRSPPTQRERARQDLRAPPVSQEGTPSTNPFVRPQGADTRAMADPNHLLQPGVAVVQTHQGPSAGTHGAGQPGRATSSSTPNQNPAQPSALTQAALKVHTERAQTFQNRRQQTQAALLRPGTQTRGPTAPGGPHPPTPPPVIPLSRFQSLPRTRHRSSPTRGPQQQPQRRPQHRPGHHHHHHGNVPVHGHAHPRQAHRGPPR; encoded by the exons CCCTCGTGCAAGCCCAGGACCAGGTCCAGATCCAGTTCCAGACTGACCCCGTTCTGGTCCTGACCGGCACAGAGATCCAGTTCACGGTGCTAACCATTCCCGATGTGCTGTCTGTGACCTGGCGCTACGAGGGCGTCATCTTGGGTCTGTGGGTCGGCGGGACGTCCACCATCAACGCGGTGCCGCAGTTCAGCGGCCGGGTCACCATCACGGCCACGCAGCTCCGGATCGGGGGCGCCCAGCTGGCGGACGCGGGGGACTACGCCGTGGACGTGGTCCCCGTGGCCTCCACGGGGCTGACGGAAAACTCCCGATCGGTTCTCCTGAGGGTTTTCG CGCCCGCCCCCTACACGTGGCAGCGTGACGGCGAGGCGGTGGTGCCGGCGCAGCCCGACAGCGGCGTGCTCGACGTCCAGACGTCCTCCACAGACGACGGCGGGCGTTTCACCTGCACGGCCAGGAACGAGGTCACGGGCGGCACGTCGGAGCAGGCGACAGACGTGTCGGTGGAAA ACACGTGCCTGGACGTAGGCGAAGTGGTCGGGATCGTGATTGGCAGTTTCCTGCTGCTCCTCATCCTGGTGTTGCTCCTGGTCTTGCTGGCGTGTCTCCTGCTGAGGAGGCGGG CGCGACAAAGGCGAGCGATGGAAGCAGCGGCGGTGCAGAAGAACCACGCCCACCCCCGTCCTTCG CCTCCAGATGTACCAGCTGATGGCCCGAGGGGTCCGGACCGAGGTCCCGACCCCCCCGTCTTTCAGTCAAGCTCACAAGCCCGTCGCCCGCAGGTCCGAGCAGACGGCGACCTGAACGGGATGCAAACCGCTAACGCACGCGGCGCCTCCTCCTACCCGCACGACGGCGTAGACAACCCGGCTTTCACACGCCACGACCCACACCCGCCCAATCCCAACATCCTCATCCAGACGGGCACCGCCCAAAGCGGCGGGCAGCCTGCAGCGGTCCAGCTCAGCCTCAACGCGCTGCCGCAGGGCGGCCAGCAGCACAGCAGGAACCCACAGATGCCAACCATCCACCTCAACCTCAACGCCTTCCCTGCTGGCAGCCAACACGCCCAGCAGGACGCCAACAGGACCAGGACCTACAATCCATACCCGGTTGGCACGGCACCACCAGGCGGGCCGGCCCACCCGCGTCCAGCCGGGCGCAGTCAGGAAACCGGGTTTACCTCGACCACAATGGCGCCTTCCACGCACACCGCTCAGCGCAACGCAAACACGCAGACCTACCAGCAGGAGGCGGAGCTCCATGGTAGCCCCACCCACCGTCAGATGCCATGGGATCGTTTGCGAGGGACGCCAGCGTACCCCCGCAGGACGCTTCCAAGACCGCAAAGTCCAGACAGCACAGACTACACCAGCCACCCACCTTTGCAGCAGACGCCCCCAAGAGGTGGGAACCCATTCAGAGAAGACGCACCCCCAACGGGGGTCCAACTCACCAGGACGAGGAGCCGCTCGGTCGATGCGTGGAACACACGCGCCCTCAGAGTGCCCCAGCTCGAGCCCGACAACCACTCCCATAGAAGCCCCCCCACACAAAGGGAGAGGGCCCGGCAGGACTTGAGGGCACCCCCCGTCAGCCAGGAGGGTACGCCGAGCACCAACCCTTTCGTGAGGCCCCAGGGTGCGGACACCAGAGCTATGGCCGACCCCAACCACCTCCTGCAACCCGGGGTGGCTGTGGTTCAAACGCACCAAGGTCCGAGCGCCGGAACACACGGTGCCGGCCAACCTGGCCGAGCAACCAGCTCATCCACCCCGAACCAGAACCCGGCGCAACCGAGCGCCCTCACCCAGGCGGCGCTCAAAGTCCACACTGAGAGGGCGCAGACCTTCCAGAACCGGAGACAACAAACCCAAGCTGCTCTGCTTCGCCCTGGGACGCAGACCCGAGGCCCCACCGCCCCTGGGGGCCCACATCCGCCCACCCCTCCGCCCGTTATTCCGCTCAGCCGCTTCCAGAGTCTCCCCAGGACCCGTCACAGATCCTCTCCGACGCGGGGCCCCCAACAGCAGCCTCAGCGACGCCCGCAGCACCGACCCggacaccaccaccatcaccatggcaacgtgCCGGTGCACGGCCATGCCCACCCACGCCAG GCTCATCGGGGGCCACCCAGGTGA
- the LOC131136582 gene encoding free fatty acid receptor 2-like, which produces MSDEMQECSTELCLSVYVITFVLGFPANVLAFYTFCVKVRQKATPIDILLLNLTISDLLFLLFLPFKMQEVMNNMRWDMPYPLCPLSGFIFYMTIYNSTFFLTAVSVERYLGVAFPIQHSLKRRPLYAVAASIFFWIFSFSHLSIVFIMPIIGTREEPLNATAAHNVSSASASRTDAKMVCYDNFSPAQLEVLLPVRLELCLVLFCIPFLICSFCYINFIRILSKLQHIDRRRRLRAIGMALGTLLVFAVCFGPYNVSHVVGILTWENPRWRDKALLCSTFNACLDPLIFYFSSSAVRGSVGGAVRGVKGRLSGCLSRGVLRAWGGRTEPENKDKDSKQEQINGV; this is translated from the coding sequence ATGTCTGATGAGATGCAGGAGTGCAGCACCGAGCTGTGCCTGTCCGTCTACGTCATCACCTTCGTGCTGGGCTTCCCGGCCAACGTGCTGGCCTTCTACACCTTCTGCGTGAAGGTCAGGCAGAAGGCCACGCCCATCGACATCCTGCTCCTCAACCTGACCATCTCGGAcctcctcttcctgctcttCCTGCCCTTCAAGATGCAGGAGGTGATGAACAACATGCGGTGGGACATGCCCTACCCGCTGTGCCCGCTGTCGGGCTTCATCTTCTACATGACCATCTACAACAGCACCTTCTTCCTCACCGCCGTCAGCGTGGAGCGCTACCTGGGCGTGGCCTTCCCCATCCAGCACAGCCTGAAGCGCCGGCCGCTCTACGCCGTGGCCGCCAGCATCTTCTTCTGGATCTTCTCCTTCAGCCACCTCAGCATCGTCTTCATCATGCCCATCATCGGCACCCGGGAGGAGCCTCTGAACGCCACGGCCGCACACAACGTGTCCTCGGCGTCGGCGTCGCGGACGGATGCCAAGATGGTGTGCTACGATAACTTCAGCCCCGCCCAGCTGGAGGTGCTCCTGCCCGTGCGGCTGGAGCTCTGCCTGGTGCTCTTCTGCATCCCCTTCCTCATCTGCAGCTTCTGCTACATCAACTTCATCCGCATCCTGTCCAAGCTGCAGCACATCGACAGGCGGCGCCGCCTGCGGGCCATCGGCATGGCGCTGGGGACGCTGCTGGTGTTCGCCGTGTGCTTCGGCCCCTACAACGTGTCCCACGTGGTGGGCATCCTCACCTGGGAGAACCCCAGGTGGCGAGACAAGGCCCTGCTGTGCAGCACCTTCAACGCCTGCCTGGACCCCCTCATCTTCTACTTCTCCTCCTCGGCGGTGCGGGGCAGCGTGGGCGGCGCCGTGCGGGGGGTGAAAGGGCGCCTCAGCGGCTGCCTGTCTCGTGGCGTCCTGCGGGCCTGGGGGGGGCGGACCGAGCCCGAGAACAAAGATAAGGACAGCAAacaggagcagatcaatggcgTCTGA